One window of the Candidatus Zixiibacteriota bacterium genome contains the following:
- a CDS encoding pitrilysin family protein, translating into MKSLIMILIIVAALCCSVAASPTVDVTKLQYPRLNDIEIPKITRHTLGNGLRLYLVEDHELPLFRMSVRINCGGFMEPADKIGLVAILGQTLRTGGTTTRTGDALDELLESIGGSVETFGGITTCGASVSVLSEHTDLGLEVLSDILQNPVFDPDKIELAKVAHRSGISRRNDQPQQIVSREFAKLIYGAESPYARHTEYATIEAISRDDLVAFHRAWFHPENVQMAIWGDFDPKKLVKQVEKLFGKWPRGSSPVPPLPKVTYKYKQQVYLVDKADLNQAQVIIGHIGGLLTDRDYADRIVMNTIMGVGFGSRMVDAVRSREGLAYSTSSAFGANVDRPGVFTSYAATKSGSTAKAIREMIKVVRSMQTDPPTVDELKTGKDSYLNSFVFQFDTRAEVVNRIMDYDFYGLPNDFLQQVKARVESVTADDIIDAAKRNLKPDSLIIMVVGNPNDFDEPLDSLGLGPVERIDIAIRQAEAHGGSR; encoded by the coding sequence ATGAAATCACTCATTATGATCCTGATAATCGTTGCCGCCCTTTGTTGTTCGGTGGCGGCATCGCCGACAGTCGATGTCACCAAGCTGCAGTACCCGCGCCTGAACGACATCGAAATCCCGAAGATCACGCGCCATACCCTGGGCAACGGCCTTCGCCTGTATCTTGTCGAAGACCACGAGTTGCCGCTGTTCCGTATGTCAGTCAGAATCAACTGCGGTGGCTTTATGGAACCGGCTGACAAAATCGGCCTGGTGGCGATACTCGGCCAGACGCTGCGAACGGGCGGCACCACCACAAGAACGGGTGACGCTCTTGATGAACTACTCGAGAGTATCGGCGGCAGTGTGGAGACTTTTGGCGGCATTACCACCTGCGGTGCCTCTGTAAGTGTTCTCAGTGAACACACCGACCTTGGACTAGAGGTTCTCTCAGACATTCTCCAAAACCCGGTTTTCGATCCGGACAAGATCGAACTGGCCAAAGTGGCGCATCGATCGGGAATATCCCGCCGCAACGACCAGCCCCAGCAGATCGTCAGCCGCGAATTCGCCAAGCTCATTTATGGCGCCGAATCACCGTATGCCCGACACACTGAATATGCCACTATCGAGGCGATCAGCCGCGATGATCTCGTGGCGTTTCACCGGGCCTGGTTCCACCCGGAGAATGTCCAGATGGCCATCTGGGGTGATTTCGACCCGAAGAAATTGGTCAAGCAGGTCGAGAAGCTGTTCGGCAAGTGGCCCCGAGGATCGAGCCCGGTCCCACCCTTGCCCAAGGTTACGTACAAATACAAACAGCAGGTTTACCTCGTAGACAAAGCCGATCTTAACCAGGCCCAGGTCATAATCGGCCATATCGGCGGTTTGCTCACCGATCGGGACTACGCCGATCGCATCGTGATGAACACAATCATGGGCGTGGGATTCGGTAGTCGGATGGTCGATGCGGTCAGATCGCGCGAGGGGCTCGCCTATTCGACCAGTTCCGCCTTTGGGGCCAATGTCGACCGGCCGGGCGTTTTCACCAGCTACGCTGCTACGAAGTCCGGGTCGACTGCAAAGGCGATTCGGGAGATGATCAAAGTTGTCAGGAGTATGCAGACCGATCCGCCCACGGTCGATGAGCTCAAGACCGGCAAGGACAGTTACTTGAACTCGTTTGTGTTCCAGTTTGATACCCGTGCGGAAGTAGTCAACCGCATTATGGACTACGATTTCTATGGCCTGCCCAACGATTTCCTTCAGCAGGTCAAGGCGAGGGTGGAAAGTGTGACTGCCGATGACATTATAGATGCTGCAAAGCGCAATCTGAAGCCGGACTCGCTCATAATAATGGTAGTAGGCAACCCGAACGACTTTGACGAACCGCTGGATTCGCTCGGATTGGGGCCGGTCGAGAGGATTGATATTGCGATACGCCAAGCTGAAGCCCACGGAGGATCGCGGTAG